The bacterium sequence GGTAGAGGGGCATCTGCCCGCCCTCGAACCACGGCTTGATCTTCTTGCCGCTGCGCGTGCCCTGGCCCTTCACGCCCGTGCCGCAGGTCTTGCCCTTGCCGGAGCCGGGGCCCCGACCGACGCGCTTGCGCGGGCTGCGCGATCCACGATTGGGAGAGAGTTCGTTCAGCATGCTGATTTCCTGATTCCCGAGGAAGTCGGATTCCTGAGGGATTAGTCCTCGAGCACCACGACGAGGTGGCGCACCTTGTTGATCATCCCGCGAACGGCGGGAGTGTCTTCGAGCTCGCGGATCTGGCGGATCTTGCGCAGCCCGAG is a genomic window containing:
- the rpmD gene encoding 50S ribosomal protein L30, producing MADDTSGQTVKIQQVKSEIGYDRKQRATLRGLGLRKIRQIRELEDTPAVRGMINKVRHLVVVLED